A stretch of Mobula birostris isolate sMobBir1 chromosome 2, sMobBir1.hap1, whole genome shotgun sequence DNA encodes these proteins:
- the LOC140212663 gene encoding Ig heavy chain Mem5-like yields the protein MRCFAVFALSYLLQVCVSQAALFQSPPIQTVRVGGRTVLNCSRDRGVLAYINWYKRSDQRHLQFVARVGRFVEAEGRFSGQVDEESATYSLVIENVQRNDSGIYLCADQFYGEFGNGSKLVVTAQPPTIYLLAPQADEIHRMELVTLMCLVRGVSSDSLNIHWNISGNTVEGLVDPPIFDPDGGYSVSSRFQIPAESWRSGTVCTCATGHLVSDSVSTQKDSLQAQLCRMISIGLAATFVLLAVGTTTVAIMKYRKEREPVKGETASKSTTTRRKDRERDIYAQLAIDTN from the exons ATGAGATGCTTCGCAGTCTTCGCGCTCTCTTACCTACTGCAGG TTTGTGTGTCGCAGGCCGCCTTGTTCCAGTCTCCGCCGATTCAGACCGTCCGTGTCGGAGGTCGGACCGTCCTGAACTGCAGCCGGGACCGGGGTGTGCTTGCTTATATAAACTGGTATAAACGGAGCGACCAAAGGCATCTGCAGTTCGTTGCCAGGGTGGGCAGATTCGTGGAAGCAGAGGGGAGGTTCTCGGGCCAGGTGGACGAAGAATCAGCCACTTACTCCCTGGTGATAGAAAACGTCCAACGAAATGATTCTGGGATCTACCTCTGCGCAGACCAGTTCTATGGCGAGTTCGGCAATGGATCCAAACTAGTGGTCACAG CACAGCCTCCCACGATATATCTGTTAGCGCCGCAAGCCGATGAAATTCACCGGATGGAACTGGTGACCTTGATGTGTTTGGTGAGAGGCGTGTCTTCCGATTCCCTGAACATCCACTGGAACATATCGGGAAATACCGTAGAAGGTCTCGTTGATCCCCCGATATTTGATCCGGACGGAGGCTACAGCGTTAGCAGCCGCTTCCAGATCCCGGCGGAAAGTTGGCGTAGCGGCACCGTCTGCACTTGCGCCACTGGGCATCTGGtcagtgacagtgtctccacTCAGAAAG ACAGCCTGCAGGCGCAACTCTGTCGTATGATTTCAATTGGCCTGGCGGCGACCTTCGTGTTACTTGCTGTAGGGACGACCACTGTGGCCATTATGAAGTATCGGAAGGAACGCGAACCAG TAAAAGGAGAAACGGCAAGCAAAAGCACCACCACCCGGCGAAAGGATCGAGAACGTGAT ATCTACGCCCAGCTGGCGATTGATACGAACTGA